In the genome of bacterium, the window TCGTCGCTGTTCTTCGTTTCGATCGGAATGCTGCTCGACTTGCGCTTTGTGTTTACCCATCTTGAGACCGTGTTGCTTGTATCCGTTGCGATTCTGATTCTAAAAGCGCTGATCGTCATCGGAGTCAGCCTGCCCATCGGTTTGTCATTGCGTGAGCGAGTCCAGGGCGGATTCTATCTCGCGCAGATCGGCGAATTCTCGTTCCTGCTCCTAAGCGCTGCGATGATGGGCGGACTGTTAATGGAAGAGGAGTTTCAGTATCTTATCGCCGCGTCGAGCCTTACACTTGCAGTTACTCCAATCGTCATGCAGTATGCGCCGACCGTTGCCTTTCACGCCGGCAAGCGAATCGGCAGAAAACACGGCGAAATGATTGTTTCCGCAGAACCGCTGCCCGCGCGTCCTTCGCCCGCCGTGCTCATCGTCGGGTACGGCCTGAATGGAAAAAATGTCGCCCGTGTGCTGCGCGAAGCAGGAATTTACTACGAAATCCTTGAATTCAATCCCAAAACCGTGCGCGAAGCTCGAAATGACGGTGAAATTATCCATTACGGTGATGTCACACACGCCGAGTTTCTAAACCACCTCGGTCTGAAGGACTTTGACAGCGCGGTCATCGCCATTTCCGACCCCGCCGCAACCCGCAGAGCCGTCGCAACCATTCACCGCCTCAATTCAAAACTTCACTTGATTGTCCGCACTCGTTATGTGGCTGAGGTCGAGCAACTCGAACAGCTCGGAGCGAAGTTGGTTGTGCCCGAGGAGTTTGAGACCTCCCTGCGCATATTCGTCGAGTTGCTCACACATTACCACATACCGCCTCATATCGTCGCGGCTCAAGTCGAAGTCGTGCGGAGCCAAAGCTATGGCACGCTGCGCGGAGCCGGATCAAGCGGCGACAAACTTGCACACCTGCTGATGATGAGACTCGTCGAGGCCGTGCCGGTCACGGAAAACAGCAAGGCACGAGGCAGAACTCTTCGCGAACTCGGTTTCACAAACGAAAGCCGTTGTCAAGTCATCGCGCTGCTGCGCGACGGATGCTCATATGCCGGAGATTTTCTCGATACGCAACTCTTGATGAATGACCTTGTCGTGCTCTACGGTGACCACGCCGCGCTGGATCAAGGTGTCAACCTTTTGAGTGCGTAGTGTCTGAAGACTTTCTGCGAAAGAATATGTAACCCAGCTTCTCGCCGCCTTCCTTGAATTTCTTCAAGTATCTGCGCGCCCAAGCGTATTCACTCGCCAGTATTGCCAGCCCAAGCGGAATGACCACGATCGCAGGTCCGGGCAGTACGACCATTAAAAGTCCCACGGCCAGCACGCTGAACCCGAGAATGGTCCGGACGAGTTTCAATGCGGCCGCAAAGGCAGCGTTTTTGTTATTCAAATAGTCCGGCAAAGCAATTTGTTACTGAATATTCAATTTTATGCTAACCCCTCCGCCTCAAGCTAACGGCCGCGTAGCTTCCATTGCCCGCCGAACGTGCCTGCTCAATCTGTCTTCCGGTGAACAGACGGAAGCAGTTCTGCGCGGAAAACTGTTCGACTATGACGGCAGCGGCGTGACGGTGGGCGACTGGGTGAGGGCTGAGTGCGAAAACGGGCAATGGGCGGTGGAAGAAGTGCTGGAACGCTCCAACTCCTATTTGCGAAAAGGATTGCGGCGCGAAAAACAGGTGATGTTTGCCAATGCCGACCGCGTTCTGATTGTCGCATCGCTGGCTCGGCCGCAAACCAAAATCGCTGCAATTGACAGATTTCTCGTCGCGGCACTTTTCGGCGGCGTTAAACCTGTGCTCGTCATGACGAAAAACGACCTCGATGACGAGAGCAAACGCGAACGCGAGATCCGCGCGATTTACGAAAGCTTCGACTTCCCCGTCTTCTCTGTGAGTAATGAAACCGGCGACGGCCTGCCGCAAATGAAGGGACTGTTGTCCGCCGGAACTTCTGCCATCATTGGCAACTCCGGAGTTGGAAAGAGCTCGTTGACTAATTTGCTCGTTCCTGACCTTGAACTGCGGGTGCGGGAAGTGAGTTCCTGGTCAGGCAAGGGAACACACACCACTACCGCAGCTCTGCTTGTCCGGTTCGGCGACGACGCCGCGCTGATTGACACTCCCGGTATGAAGAGTTTCGTGCCCTACGGTCTGACCCGTGAGAATCTCATTTCACTTTTCCCCGACGTGCGCGACTTGGCAGTCAACTGCCGCTTCCGCAATTGCAAGCACGTCGCCGAACCGGATTGTGCCGTGCTCGAAGCGCTGGATGAACACACTCTCGTTGAATCCCGCTACAAAAGCTACCACAGACTGTTAAGCGAGCTCGACGAAGACTATTGATGGGATTCTTGCAAAGTCAAAAGACGGCGGCAGCCGTCTTTTTTTGTTGACTACTTTGCGTTGCTGCGATGCAGAAGGTAATCAATCAAGTCGATTTTTGTGATGATGTCGCACGGCACGTCGTCTCGCAAGACCATCACCGCGTCGCGCGACAATTGCGTGAAAATCTGGCTGACCGTTTCAAGAGTCTCCTCTTCCGTGACCGTCGGAAAATCCGTCTGCACAAGCGGCTCAATGCTGGATTGCGACGTGCCGATTCCGGAGAGCAGGAACTTGAGCAGGTCAACCTCATGAATCAGACCAAGAACTTTGTCTCCCTGGATGACGGGCAGCTGCGATATGCCATTCTCTTTCATTTTTGTGATGACATTTCCGACCTTCTCAGTGCTGGGAACGGAAATCAGCGAAAACGGCAGACGCGCCAGCAGCAAATCGCCCACCGTTCCGATTTGAGTCGGTTCCTGCATCAAGCCGTTGTCGCGCATCCACTCATCGTTATACATCTTTGACAAATAGCGCGATCCGCTGTCAGGCAGAATCGTCACAATCACCGAGCCTTTCGGAGCGGTGCGCGCGACTTCAAGCGCTGCATGAACTGCTCCGCCCGACGAACCGCCCGCCATGATGCCTTCCTCGCGGCACAGCCGGCGCGCGTTGGAGAAGCACATTTTGTCATCAACTTGTATCATGTCGTCCACCAGCGTGAGATCCATGTTCCCGGTAATCATGTCCTCACCCATGCCTTCCACCTTGTACACGAACGGCTCGCTCATCTTGCCGGTCTTCCACAAACTGTGGAACACCGAGCCGTAAGGGTCCACCGCGATACACTTAATCTTGGGATTCTTCTCCTTAAGGTACTTTGCAATTCCCGCGAACGTCCCGAACGTCCCGACACCCGCGACAAAATGTGTTATCTGCCCTTCCGTCTGCTCCCAGATTTCCTTTCCTGTCAACTGATAGTGCGCTTCCGTGTTGACCGGATTGTGGTACTGATTCACGTAATAGCTGCCCGGCGTATCGCGATGAATCCGCTTTGCCGTCTCATAGTAGCTCTGCGGTGAATCAGCGGGAACATTGGTCGGCGTCACCACCACCTTCCCGCCGTAAGCCTTCATGCCGTCCGCCTTCTCCTGCGACATCTTGTCCGGCATCGTGAAAATGCAGCGATAACCCTTCACCGCCGCCACCATCGCAACACCCTGTCCGGTGTTGCCGCTTGTGTTCTCCACAATCAAACCTCCCGGCTTCAGCTCTCCTTCTCGAGCAGCCTTGTCAATCATGTAGATGGCGATGCGGTCCTTAATCGAACCGGACGGATTCAGGTGCTCACATTTGACCCAGATTTCTGAGCCTGTACCCTTGCCGATTTTGTTCAATCGCACCAGCGGTGTATTGCCGATGGCTTCTGTGATGTCGCCTAAACGGTTTTTTTCTTTGGAAGGTTGCATGACAATATTTTGGTAATGAATGAAATCTCAGACTCGTGATGCAAGAACCGCGGCAGCGGTGTCCCCGAACTCCAAAAACAAATACGGCTCGATCAACTCAAGCTCCATCAGAATGAACTTCCCGTCGCGCACTACTCCATCCACCCGCGCATACAGAAGCTCCTCGTCAAAAGGAACCGCCGCAAGAATCATGCGTGCCTGCTCGATGATATCCGGTGAGACTTCCGCGCGCGTGTAGACTCCTCCGTGCTTCGACTGCACACGAAAGTCGCCCTCGGCGGGCGTCTTCAGCACTGCGTGTGAAAACTTCTCCCGAAAGAAAATCAGCGAGTACTCCCCGGGACTCACAATCTCCGGAATAAACGGCTGCAGCATGAACCCCTTCTCTTCGGCAAGACCGTCCAGTTTCTCAACCACGGCATCAATGTTGTCCGGCGAGACTCTGAATGTGCTGTATGCTCCGCCCGAAACCGTCGGCTTCAGCACACAAGGACAATTGACGTGCTTGCGCAAGACGTCACGGGTAAGTTTGCCGCGCGCTATCCACGTTGTCTCCGGAATCAAAACTCCCTTCGCGGACAAGTCACGCATATAGAGCTTATCGCTGTTCCAGCGCACTATATCAGGAGGATTGTGCAGTTTGATTCCCGCCGCCTCCACCTTGTCAATCCATTGCAGAAATTCGATGACGCGGACAAAGTAATCCCAAGTCGTCCGGATGATGATCTGATCACATTCGCGCCATGACTCCTGCGGGTCGTCCCAGAAGACAATTCTGCATTCACCCCGACGGCGCAGCTCCTGATACAACAGCTGCTCTCCCCCGACGAGATCCGGAAACTCTCGCGACGTCGCCAGACCAATCATATCGTTCCGACAACCCGCTTCGGTTCGTCCGTGATAATCCCGCACACGCCGATGTCCACCAATCGCTTCGCTTCGGCCGGTTCATTCACCGTCCACGTGAACAGCGGCACATTGTGTATCTTGAAGAATCCCGCAAGCTCCGGTGTGATAAGCTCATGGTAAAATGCTATGCCCCGCGCATCAATCCGGTGCACGACTTCCAGAGCTTGTTCGAGACTCATTTGCTCCGCAACAATCCAAATCGCCGGAACGTCCTGAGCAAGCTTACGGTAGGCGGCAACAACCTCAGGCAGAAAGCTTGAAAATAGGAAAGTGTCCTTCGGCATCGTCTTGCGCGCTATGGCAAGAACCTCGGCCTCCCGTCCAGCGGTTTTAATCTCTATGTTCACGAAACCCTTGCCGGCCAACTCGCGCAGCACCTCCTCAAGCGTATGCACGTGCGCTCGTAAACCGTGCGCGACTTCCCGCATTTCCGCAAAGGTCAACTCCGCTATCTTCTCGCCGGTCGTAAACGCGTCGTCATGAAACACCACCGGCACTCCGTCGCGCGTCAACTGCACATCGAGCTCGACTCCGTCCGCGCCTTCATCAAGCGCCAACCGAAAGGAGGCAATTGTGTTCTCCTGCGCGCCGTTCGGTGAACCGCGATGCCCAAGTACCACGGGTCGGCCGGCCAGGACTTGTCGAAATCTATCTGCCACGGGAGCAAAAATTAGAAATTGGAAATAGGAAATAGGAAAACAAAACTGTATATCTCTTGATTCAATTCATCATACATCATTCATAATTCATCATTGGGTCAG includes:
- a CDS encoding cation:proton antiporter — its product is MSHEIPMFYDLAIILACALPVLFLSRRIGLPPIAGFVLTGVLIGPSGLGFIKNLDHVESSAEVGVILLLFIVGLELSLSALKSTPFSVYLAAIGQVVGTIALTVAIVLSAGMPLQLALVTGFVVTVSSSALVLKGLADKGELNTPLGRMVVTICVVQDLAIVPMMLTVSILATGQITTYEIGVRTILMIGWVLSLYLLGRWIIPQMMRWLVKIQAAEAILLFAILVMLVIGALSSVAGLSIALGAFAAGVILSENEFSAHIYSQVQAFSTLFSSLFFVSIGMLLDLRFVFTHLETVLLVSVAILILKALIVIGVSLPIGLSLRERVQGGFYLAQIGEFSFLLLSAAMMGGLLMEEEFQYLIAASSLTLAVTPIVMQYAPTVAFHAGKRIGRKHGEMIVSAEPLPARPSPAVLIVGYGLNGKNVARVLREAGIYYEILEFNPKTVREARNDGEIIHYGDVTHAEFLNHLGLKDFDSAVIAISDPAATRRAVATIHRLNSKLHLIVRTRYVAEVEQLEQLGAKLVVPEEFETSLRIFVELLTHYHIPPHIVAAQVEVVRSQSYGTLRGAGSSGDKLAHLLMMRLVEAVPVTENSKARGRTLRELGFTNESRCQVIALLRDGCSYAGDFLDTQLLMNDLVVLYGDHAALDQGVNLLSA
- a CDS encoding PGPGW domain-containing protein → MALPDYLNNKNAAFAAALKLVRTILGFSVLAVGLLMVVLPGPAIVVIPLGLAILASEYAWARRYLKKFKEGGEKLGYIFFRRKSSDTTHSKG
- the rsgA gene encoding ribosome small subunit-dependent GTPase A, with translation MLTPPPQANGRVASIARRTCLLNLSSGEQTEAVLRGKLFDYDGSGVTVGDWVRAECENGQWAVEEVLERSNSYLRKGLRREKQVMFANADRVLIVASLARPQTKIAAIDRFLVAALFGGVKPVLVMTKNDLDDESKREREIRAIYESFDFPVFSVSNETGDGLPQMKGLLSAGTSAIIGNSGVGKSSLTNLLVPDLELRVREVSSWSGKGTHTTTAALLVRFGDDAALIDTPGMKSFVPYGLTRENLISLFPDVRDLAVNCRFRNCKHVAEPDCAVLEALDEHTLVESRYKSYHRLLSELDEDY
- a CDS encoding pyridoxal-phosphate dependent enzyme; the encoded protein is MQPSKEKNRLGDITEAIGNTPLVRLNKIGKGTGSEIWVKCEHLNPSGSIKDRIAIYMIDKAAREGELKPGGLIVENTSGNTGQGVAMVAAVKGYRCIFTMPDKMSQEKADGMKAYGGKVVVTPTNVPADSPQSYYETAKRIHRDTPGSYYVNQYHNPVNTEAHYQLTGKEIWEQTEGQITHFVAGVGTFGTFAGIAKYLKEKNPKIKCIAVDPYGSVFHSLWKTGKMSEPFVYKVEGMGEDMITGNMDLTLVDDMIQVDDKMCFSNARRLCREEGIMAGGSSGGAVHAALEVARTAPKGSVIVTILPDSGSRYLSKMYNDEWMRDNGLMQEPTQIGTVGDLLLARLPFSLISVPSTEKVGNVITKMKENGISQLPVIQGDKVLGLIHEVDLLKFLLSGIGTSQSSIEPLVQTDFPTVTEEETLETVSQIFTQLSRDAVMVLRDDVPCDIITKIDLIDYLLHRSNAK
- a CDS encoding glycerophosphodiester phosphodiesterase — its product is MADRFRQVLAGRPVVLGHRGSPNGAQENTIASFRLALDEGADGVELDVQLTRDGVPVVFHDDAFTTGEKIAELTFAEMREVAHGLRAHVHTLEEVLRELAGKGFVNIEIKTAGREAEVLAIARKTMPKDTFLFSSFLPEVVAAYRKLAQDVPAIWIVAEQMSLEQALEVVHRIDARGIAFYHELITPELAGFFKIHNVPLFTWTVNEPAEAKRLVDIGVCGIITDEPKRVVGTI